Proteins encoded in a region of the Acetonema longum DSM 6540 genome:
- a CDS encoding FlxA-like family protein, protein MRITNSTGTESAAYSQMQNTAGANQDSRLKSIQNQIENVQQQMQSLANYPEMSAEEKMNRRKELQQKLQDLNRQMAQRKMEIQQEQREKASAKDRSQKPVQGNNDQQDPRVMRTPALQEMISADASMKRAKTVQSVKIGMEGKAGVLESEIKMDRSRGGATEKKEAELAELKDRIHIASGNMMAQMSDVNTALEKSGTDQQGQPSRGSAGVLVEISEEARKKLAFNKVTDPDADWRKKLAEEQEVKQAVLEEDQ, encoded by the coding sequence ATGAGAATTACAAACAGTACCGGAACTGAGTCTGCCGCTTATAGTCAGATGCAGAATACCGCCGGCGCAAACCAGGACAGCCGCCTGAAATCAATTCAGAATCAAATTGAAAATGTTCAGCAACAGATGCAAAGCCTTGCCAATTATCCGGAAATGTCTGCGGAAGAAAAAATGAACCGACGCAAGGAATTGCAGCAGAAGCTTCAGGACTTGAACCGACAGATGGCCCAGCGAAAAATGGAAATTCAGCAGGAACAACGGGAAAAGGCATCCGCTAAAGATAGAAGTCAGAAACCAGTCCAAGGCAATAACGACCAGCAAGACCCTCGTGTGATGAGAACACCTGCTCTACAGGAAATGATCAGCGCTGATGCTTCCATGAAGCGGGCGAAAACAGTCCAGTCGGTGAAAATCGGCATGGAAGGCAAGGCTGGCGTATTAGAGAGCGAAATAAAGATGGATAGAAGCAGAGGAGGCGCCACCGAGAAAAAAGAGGCGGAACTTGCCGAATTGAAGGACCGTATTCATATCGCCTCCGGGAATATGATGGCGCAAATGTCTGACGTTAACACGGCATTAGAAAAATCCGGAACGGATCAGCAAGGTCAGCCTTCCCGCGGCAGCGCCGGCGTATTAGTGGAAATTTCAGAGGAAGCACGCAAGAAACTGGCCTTCAATAAGGTTACAGATCCGGATGCGGATTGGAGAAAAAAACTGGCGGAAGAACAGGAAGTCAAACAAGCCGTATTGGAAGAAGATCAATGA
- a CDS encoding M56 family metallopeptidase: MPLTLFGGTLKVFDEDSFALQWFGWWKAVCASFSPVNYVYIIGVVIAAVLIVKQRDEFGKAIQCMKQRRIMGKRLYVCESSVTPFSAGLLKPKIVIPDIICKTYSRQELAIILKHEEIHIRLGHLWFYGFWDLLKIVFWFNPLIYVCLPYFQQDMEDICDTVSIQHSGCAPYDYGKLLFKSMQVLTEKNMNGLPALLGKSDYDFFKERMLKITRYKPYKKETAVILISCCLLTAISGGYFLHTASYPRYTMIEMITVFDIRGTNILIDDMSGLNAVYYDKENLYINNKQFLNVLNAREVENRELYIGINGYEKTPHWGSGMDCIYVDCSKFVGSTTQIPYGKYDAVTGIVQWIIKEVL, encoded by the coding sequence ATGCCCTTGACATTGTTTGGCGGCACACTGAAAGTCTTTGATGAAGATTCGTTTGCTTTGCAATGGTTCGGCTGGTGGAAGGCTGTGTGCGCTTCCTTCTCTCCGGTAAATTATGTGTACATAATTGGCGTTGTTATAGCGGCAGTATTGATTGTAAAGCAACGCGATGAATTCGGGAAGGCGATTCAGTGCATGAAACAACGCCGTATTATGGGAAAACGTCTCTATGTCTGTGAATCCAGTGTTACCCCCTTTTCCGCCGGACTATTAAAACCCAAAATCGTCATCCCGGATATAATCTGCAAAACCTATTCCCGCCAGGAATTAGCTATCATCCTGAAACATGAAGAAATACATATCCGGCTGGGACATCTGTGGTTTTACGGTTTTTGGGATCTATTAAAAATAGTGTTCTGGTTCAATCCACTGATATATGTTTGTTTGCCGTATTTCCAGCAGGACATGGAAGATATCTGCGACACTGTATCCATTCAGCATAGCGGGTGTGCCCCTTATGATTATGGGAAATTGCTCTTCAAGAGTATGCAGGTACTTACAGAAAAAAATATGAATGGATTGCCGGCCTTACTGGGAAAAAGCGATTATGATTTCTTCAAAGAAAGAATGCTAAAAATCACCCGGTATAAGCCCTATAAAAAAGAAACGGCTGTCATTTTGATCAGCTGTTGTTTATTAACGGCTATATCAGGAGGCTATTTTTTGCATACAGCATCCTATCCGCGTTATACCATGATTGAAATGATAACCGTTTTTGATATCCGCGGGACCAACATATTGATTGATGACATGAGCGGGCTGAATGCAGTTTACTATGACAAAGAAAATCTTTATATCAATAATAAACAATTTTTGAATGTACTGAATGCGAGAGAAGTGGAAAACCGTGAACTTTACATAGGAATTAACGGTTATGAAAAAACGCCCCATTGGGGCAGCGGCATGGATTGCATTTATGTGGATTGCAGTAAGTTTGTCGGAAGTACCACACAGATACCTTACGGAAAATATGACGCAGTAACCGGAATCGTTCAGTGGATTATTAAAGAAGTTTTATGA
- a CDS encoding BlaI/MecI/CopY family transcriptional regulator, whose product MEETMPSENEWLIMELFWANNSPMTSAEVIEALQQKKGISAKTVRVMINRLCQKKILDYTIDLKDSRIYHYFPAKTKTDCLKGKSEHFIKSYFAGNSVNAATALIQTLPLTDKQRQEISDILEQSTEQKNDD is encoded by the coding sequence ATGGAAGAAACGATGCCCAGTGAAAACGAATGGCTGATCATGGAACTGTTTTGGGCAAATAACAGCCCTATGACTTCAGCTGAAGTCATAGAAGCATTACAGCAGAAAAAAGGCATCAGCGCAAAAACGGTTAGGGTCATGATCAACCGGTTATGCCAAAAAAAGATATTAGATTATACGATTGATCTGAAAGATTCCCGCATTTATCATTATTTTCCCGCCAAAACAAAAACAGACTGTTTAAAAGGAAAAAGTGAACACTTTATAAAAAGCTATTTTGCCGGTAACAGCGTCAATGCTGCAACAGCACTTATACAAACTTTGCCGTTAACCGATAAGCAGAGGCAGGAAATATCAGACATTCTAGAGCAAAGTACGGAACAAAAGAATGACGATTGA